In Lautropia mirabilis, one DNA window encodes the following:
- a CDS encoding lysophospholipid acyltransferase family protein, with translation MSIPPSMPPLRPWQHVLNGGVIAWRFVAVVAAFALFGSVGILFLLALWPLRDPPPHKAMQRQLLARRIVAASWRTLLGWLRLTGVISVRMEGFERLGRPGQLVLANHPSLLDVLFLVGYVPGINCVVKASLLDNPTMRAPILACGYVLNDVSERILADSDAALRQGQTLLVFPEGTRTGPDGVIRLNRGAVSIGLRSASVITPVTVRMTPRGLGKGEPWYRIPFSRYRYELRVGADIDPRDWLAEKPLPIASRRLNDHLQDYFAREQAHG, from the coding sequence ATGAGCATTCCGCCGTCGATGCCACCGCTCCGGCCCTGGCAGCATGTCCTGAATGGGGGCGTGATCGCCTGGCGTTTCGTGGCGGTGGTGGCCGCCTTTGCGCTGTTCGGTTCGGTGGGGATCCTGTTCCTGCTGGCGCTCTGGCCGCTGCGCGATCCTCCGCCCCACAAGGCCATGCAGCGCCAGCTCCTGGCGCGACGCATCGTGGCCGCCAGCTGGCGGACGCTGCTGGGCTGGCTGCGCCTGACGGGCGTGATCTCCGTTCGCATGGAGGGCTTCGAACGTCTGGGGCGGCCGGGGCAGCTGGTGCTGGCCAACCACCCGTCGCTGCTGGATGTGCTTTTCCTGGTGGGGTACGTGCCGGGCATCAACTGCGTGGTCAAGGCGTCGCTGCTCGACAATCCGACCATGCGCGCCCCCATCCTGGCCTGCGGCTACGTGCTCAACGATGTCTCGGAGCGGATCCTTGCCGATTCTGATGCTGCGCTCCGTCAGGGGCAGACGCTGCTGGTCTTTCCGGAGGGCACGCGCACCGGTCCGGACGGGGTCATTCGCCTCAATCGGGGGGCCGTATCGATCGGCCTTCGAAGTGCTTCCGTCATCACGCCGGTCACCGTCCGGATGACGCCCCGCGGGCTGGGGAAAGGGGAGCCCTGGTATAGAATTCCGTTTTCAAGATATCGTTATGAGCTGCGTGTGGGCGCAGACATCGATCCTCGGGACTGGCTGGCTGAAAAGCCGCTGCCAATCGCCTCCCGGCGTCTGAACGATCATCTGCAGGATTATTTTGCGCGGGAGCAAGCACATGGATGA
- a CDS encoding MMPL family transporter: MANRGWLRCGQWLLAALVLTAAALLLQASRTGALVETGMQSLVPASHAVDEAELRAEAQGERLLNQQMVLLVGAPDARQAAAAAEELAQRWRASGLFAEVREKLLPDLSVLQKQLAPLQLALMPTDVLDQLRTDPAAYFLQRAQDLGNPFGRPSLFPVGDDWLGLGRFLLGRMPGDNRLRWDASAGTLQSEDAGLTWVWVLAKLNGDGGIAGAPVNLLPLLDETRAAADGLGVKVLTAGGAIFAAEGRAQGELESRWMSGVGIGLTLTLLLVIVRSLRVLFILLPLGVGFLLGLAGCVLAFGQVHVLTLVVGSSLVGVMVDLPMHWLAPALLQTEWRPWPTMRRVLPSFGVSIAITVAGYLALGVAPLPVLQETALFSTLALCGASAASALWLPASFEGWKPVPRPQVARAMATLQRAMLGLRSKPWFWGVALLVVVSGCWRADWRDDIRQWVSTSPTTLEQMQAVGRLGGSMASGRYLLVQAPDDDTLLMRDAELARHLSALQSKGDIQGFLALSQWVQPVGRQQEIRTLLNDLAANASAWQPMRALGVPDERMRQAIDSLVALPPVGLEQSLQNDLAIPWQPLYLGAGADGQVAALLQIRGVQDMDALQNVLKGLPWARLIDRPARLNELFQDTRGSVIWLKLLSWLGAAVLLSVLFGWRRAVLVLAVPTAAVLATVATLGWVGLPVSLFAVFGLLLASAIGIDYAVYAQGARQGEGPERFAGILLAALTSMISFALLGLSHTPAVSGFGICVTLGIAFNLVFSAWLPGTADDASGLPKV, from the coding sequence ATGGCCAATAGGGGCTGGCTTCGCTGCGGGCAGTGGCTGCTGGCCGCGCTGGTACTGACAGCTGCGGCGTTGCTGCTTCAGGCTTCGCGTACTGGCGCGCTTGTCGAGACCGGCATGCAGAGCCTGGTGCCGGCCTCTCACGCCGTGGATGAGGCTGAGCTGCGAGCAGAAGCGCAGGGGGAGCGCCTGCTCAACCAGCAGATGGTGCTGCTGGTGGGGGCGCCCGATGCCCGGCAGGCGGCAGCGGCAGCTGAGGAGCTTGCCCAGCGCTGGCGTGCCAGTGGCCTGTTTGCCGAGGTGCGAGAGAAACTTCTGCCGGACCTGTCGGTGCTGCAGAAACAGCTGGCACCGCTGCAGCTGGCCTTGATGCCGACCGACGTGCTGGATCAGTTGCGCACGGACCCGGCCGCGTATTTTCTGCAGCGCGCCCAGGATCTGGGCAACCCGTTCGGCCGACCCTCCCTGTTTCCGGTGGGAGACGACTGGCTGGGGCTGGGACGTTTCCTGCTGGGGCGGATGCCCGGTGACAACCGGCTGCGTTGGGATGCGTCGGCCGGAACCCTGCAAAGCGAGGACGCGGGACTGACCTGGGTCTGGGTGCTGGCCAAACTGAACGGGGACGGCGGCATTGCCGGCGCACCGGTGAATCTGTTGCCATTGCTGGACGAAACCCGGGCAGCTGCGGATGGACTGGGTGTGAAGGTCCTGACAGCCGGAGGCGCGATATTCGCTGCCGAGGGCAGGGCCCAGGGAGAACTCGAATCACGCTGGATGAGTGGTGTGGGCATTGGGCTTACGCTGACGCTGTTGCTGGTCATCGTGCGCAGCCTGCGGGTGCTTTTCATCCTGCTGCCCCTGGGGGTCGGTTTCCTGCTCGGGCTTGCAGGCTGTGTGCTGGCATTCGGTCAGGTGCACGTCCTCACGCTGGTGGTGGGCAGCAGCCTGGTCGGGGTGATGGTGGATCTGCCCATGCACTGGCTGGCTCCCGCATTGCTGCAGACGGAATGGCGTCCCTGGCCGACCATGCGACGCGTGCTTCCGTCCTTCGGGGTCAGCATCGCCATCACGGTGGCGGGGTATCTGGCCCTGGGGGTGGCGCCTTTGCCCGTCCTTCAGGAGACAGCGCTCTTTTCTACGCTGGCGCTGTGTGGCGCGAGTGCCGCCAGTGCATTGTGGCTGCCGGCCTCCTTCGAGGGGTGGAAGCCGGTTCCACGTCCCCAGGTGGCTCGTGCCATGGCAACCCTGCAACGAGCCATGCTCGGTCTGCGGAGCAAGCCGTGGTTCTGGGGGGTGGCGTTGCTCGTGGTGGTTTCCGGTTGCTGGCGTGCAGACTGGCGTGATGACATCCGTCAGTGGGTCAGTACCTCGCCAACGACGCTCGAACAGATGCAGGCGGTCGGCCGTTTGGGGGGAAGCATGGCTTCCGGGCGCTATCTGCTGGTGCAGGCGCCTGATGACGATACCCTGCTCATGCGGGATGCCGAGCTGGCCAGACACCTGTCGGCGCTCCAGTCGAAGGGGGATATCCAGGGCTTTCTGGCGCTCAGCCAATGGGTTCAGCCCGTGGGGCGCCAGCAGGAGATTCGCACGCTGCTGAATGATCTGGCCGCAAATGCATCGGCCTGGCAGCCGATGCGGGCATTGGGCGTGCCCGACGAGCGGATGCGTCAGGCCATCGACAGCCTGGTGGCCCTGCCGCCGGTGGGGCTGGAACAAAGCCTGCAGAACGATCTGGCCATTCCCTGGCAGCCCCTGTACCTCGGGGCGGGGGCTGACGGTCAGGTTGCAGCCTTGCTCCAGATTCGCGGCGTGCAGGACATGGACGCCCTTCAGAACGTGCTGAAGGGGCTGCCATGGGCACGCCTCATCGACCGGCCGGCACGGCTCAACGAGCTCTTCCAGGATACCCGGGGCTCCGTCATCTGGCTTAAACTCCTGTCGTGGCTGGGGGCTGCCGTACTGCTGTCGGTGCTGTTCGGCTGGCGGCGGGCCGTGCTTGTGTTGGCGGTGCCCACAGCGGCGGTGCTGGCCACGGTGGCCACGCTGGGCTGGGTGGGGCTGCCTGTTTCCCTGTTTGCAGTGTTCGGGCTTCTGCTGGCCTCGGCAATCGGTATCGACTATGCGGTCTATGCCCAAGGCGCGCGGCAGGGCGAGGGGCCCGAGCGATTTGCAGGCATCCTGCTGGCGGCGCTCACCTCCATGATTTCCTTTGCCCTGCTGGGCCTGAGCCATACGCCGGCTGTGTCCGGTTTTGGTATCTGTGTCACCCTGGGCATTGCATTCAACCTGGTGTTTTCCGCATGGCTGCCAGGTACGGCCGATGATGCCTCCGGTCTTCCGAAGGTCTGA
- a CDS encoding AMP-binding protein — MQRLLLDPQMQPARVGVAPEWTRADFVAQALRVAARLRETRPRAVALHFSDAARMACTFLACAHEGVAMVLPPNLAADNLVWACEQADVWMTDGHTPDLAQDVANAAQAVADAQVGRGNIEVWQITDDAILVEARHGSLPAQTAQRAEKRAPCPANRAEGHEGAGQVPAHLLKLDTEVWLKTSGSTGQPQIICKTVAQFQAEAEALAQCWGLVDEAPVDAVVGSVSPQHLYGLSFRVVLALCAGWPIHRMQCVYPESLLAAALPMRRSVWISSPMLLDALGEDRVGPRLRGSVSRLVSSAGSLSAATRERLHRQLGILPDEIYGSTETGVIAHRQGSGPWQPLPSVQHGTDAEEALWVDSPWSGGRRQLADLVSPQGKGFVLEGRRDRIIKLADKRVSLAHVEATLKEHAWVADGACGLSPVHKRLAVALVLSPEGATAWREQGRASVLNVLRDHLRGSLDVVALPRSWRVVHRLPRDAQGKLPLAAWQRLFEARPLAPEWARLRDGAEDRQVRFSGQVPWDLVHFGGHFAEFPLVPGVVELDWAITQARTAFTLPPHLIRTEALKFRQFVRPGDALELTLDWQPDKGRLVFELKGPDGICASGRLVLAAHRES; from the coding sequence TTGCAGAGACTGCTGCTTGATCCCCAGATGCAGCCTGCCCGCGTGGGGGTGGCGCCCGAGTGGACGCGCGCCGATTTTGTCGCGCAGGCACTGCGCGTGGCCGCACGTCTGCGTGAAACCAGGCCTCGGGCCGTTGCACTGCATTTTTCCGATGCAGCGCGCATGGCGTGCACCTTCCTGGCGTGCGCGCATGAAGGGGTTGCCATGGTGCTGCCTCCCAACCTGGCGGCGGACAACCTGGTCTGGGCTTGTGAACAGGCCGATGTCTGGATGACCGATGGCCACACGCCGGATCTGGCACAGGATGTGGCGAATGCAGCGCAGGCCGTTGCTGATGCTCAGGTGGGAAGGGGCAACATCGAGGTCTGGCAAATCACCGACGATGCGATCCTCGTGGAGGCGCGTCATGGCAGCCTGCCTGCCCAGACAGCCCAGAGGGCAGAGAAGCGTGCGCCGTGCCCTGCAAACCGTGCCGAGGGTCATGAGGGCGCCGGGCAGGTCCCTGCGCATCTCCTGAAGCTGGACACGGAAGTCTGGCTCAAGACATCCGGCTCCACTGGGCAGCCGCAAATCATCTGCAAGACGGTGGCCCAGTTTCAGGCCGAGGCAGAGGCGCTGGCCCAGTGTTGGGGCTTGGTTGATGAGGCGCCCGTGGATGCGGTCGTGGGAAGCGTCTCGCCGCAGCACCTGTACGGTCTGAGCTTCCGTGTTGTCCTGGCGCTGTGCGCGGGCTGGCCCATCCATCGGATGCAGTGTGTCTACCCGGAAAGTCTGCTGGCCGCGGCGCTCCCGATGCGCCGAAGCGTCTGGATCTCCAGTCCGATGCTGCTTGATGCGCTGGGTGAAGACCGGGTGGGCCCGCGCCTGCGCGGCAGCGTGAGCCGGCTGGTGTCGTCCGCGGGCAGTCTTTCGGCGGCCACCCGTGAGCGTCTGCATCGGCAGCTGGGCATCCTGCCCGACGAGATCTACGGCAGTACCGAAACCGGCGTCATTGCCCATCGTCAGGGAAGCGGTCCCTGGCAGCCCCTGCCTTCGGTGCAGCATGGTACAGACGCCGAAGAGGCCCTGTGGGTCGATTCGCCATGGTCGGGCGGGCGTCGTCAGCTGGCGGACCTGGTATCGCCGCAGGGAAAGGGTTTCGTGCTCGAAGGGCGACGTGATCGCATCATCAAGCTGGCGGACAAGCGTGTTTCCCTGGCGCACGTGGAGGCGACGTTGAAGGAACATGCCTGGGTGGCGGACGGGGCCTGCGGGCTGAGCCCTGTCCACAAGCGCCTGGCTGTGGCCCTGGTCCTGTCCCCTGAAGGGGCCACGGCGTGGCGAGAGCAAGGGCGTGCAAGCGTCCTGAACGTGCTGCGTGATCATCTGCGTGGCAGCCTGGATGTCGTTGCATTGCCGCGCAGCTGGCGCGTCGTGCATCGCCTGCCTCGTGATGCGCAAGGCAAGCTCCCGCTGGCGGCCTGGCAGCGCCTGTTTGAGGCCCGACCGCTCGCGCCCGAGTGGGCACGCCTGCGGGACGGTGCGGAGGATCGGCAAGTCCGGTTCTCCGGGCAGGTTCCCTGGGATCTCGTCCACTTCGGGGGCCACTTTGCCGAGTTCCCGCTGGTGCCTGGCGTGGTGGAGCTGGATTGGGCCATCACGCAGGCCAGGACAGCCTTCACGCTGCCGCCACACCTGATCCGCACCGAGGCGCTCAAGTTCCGGCAGTTCGTGCGGCCCGGCGATGCTCTGGAACTGACGTTGGACTGGCAGCCTGACAAGGGGCGACTCGTGTTCGAACTGAAGGGGCCGGACGGCATCTGCGCTTCCGGGCGACTGGTGCTGGCGGCCCATCGTGAATCATGA
- a CDS encoding beta-ketoacyl synthase chain length factor, translated as MADDDAWRAWAADPSIAQDLPPQRPALEFLGAMQRRRLSGVARLMVDAAWPLVQDDEHLPVVYVSHDGEINRSFELWLTLLKEGTVSPTSFGLSVHNALVGQWSMLRRDGSESTALCARSAQLETGVVEACGMLADGAPAVLLVVADDPLSSEYPVTAQRAPFPYALAMVLVPGDDWRLSWTREGGPMEHLPEGQGGRVPGQEGGRSSEVPYWGALDWIAHRLQDRRAFSIPGVRQRWHWQRQT; from the coding sequence ATGGCGGACGACGACGCCTGGCGGGCGTGGGCGGCGGATCCGTCGATCGCCCAGGACCTGCCGCCTCAGCGTCCGGCCCTGGAGTTCCTGGGGGCCATGCAGCGTCGTCGCCTCAGCGGGGTGGCGCGCCTGATGGTCGATGCAGCCTGGCCGCTGGTGCAGGACGACGAACACCTGCCCGTGGTGTACGTGTCGCATGATGGCGAGATCAACCGAAGCTTCGAGCTGTGGCTGACGCTCCTGAAAGAAGGGACCGTCTCGCCCACCTCGTTCGGGCTATCCGTCCACAACGCCCTGGTGGGGCAATGGTCGATGCTGCGGCGGGACGGCAGTGAGAGCACCGCCCTGTGTGCGCGCTCGGCGCAGCTGGAAACCGGCGTGGTCGAAGCCTGCGGCATGCTGGCCGACGGTGCGCCCGCCGTGCTGTTGGTCGTGGCGGATGATCCGCTGTCTTCCGAATACCCGGTGACGGCCCAGCGGGCGCCGTTTCCCTATGCGCTGGCCATGGTTCTCGTGCCGGGGGACGACTGGAGGCTTTCCTGGACGAGGGAAGGGGGGCCGATGGAACACCTTCCCGAAGGACAGGGCGGCCGCGTGCCCGGACAGGAGGGCGGCCGGTCGTCGGAGGTGCCTTACTGGGGCGCGCTTGACTGGATCGCCCATCGTTTGCAGGACAGGCGCGCCTTTTCCATCCCGGGCGTCCGACAACGCTGGCATTGGCAGCGGCAGACATGA
- a CDS encoding acyl carrier protein: MLNREQVQEILSNALVELFEIDSSKITLTANLYEDLEIDSIDAIDLIDHIKRKTGHRLVADDFRSVRTVGDVVEAVMKKMEENGG; the protein is encoded by the coding sequence ATGCTGAACAGGGAGCAGGTCCAGGAGATTCTGAGCAACGCGCTCGTCGAACTGTTTGAAATCGACTCGTCGAAAATCACCCTCACGGCCAACCTCTATGAGGACCTTGAAATCGACAGCATCGATGCCATCGATCTGATCGACCATATCAAGCGCAAGACGGGCCATCGCCTGGTGGCCGATGATTTCCGCTCGGTCCGCACGGTGGGTGACGTGGTCGAAGCCGTCATGAAGAAGATGGAAGAGAACGGCGGGTGA
- a CDS encoding LpxL/LpxP family acyltransferase, translating into MSADPAGHWSRQQERGVPGLLTLSVWLCRHCPQWLLRPIVAGVVGYFFLTAPGPRRCIRTYHTRLRSTYPDVVLPSWAPVWRQFLAFGQAIVDRFAVWQGRISYQDLVVEDPDGLYPDIQRSALGGGNGQLLVCSHLGNIEICRALVSHNEGFVLNVLVHSKHAESFNRALRQAGASEIRLIQVVELDLPLMMQLKERIEAGEWLAIAADRTPVRGEKTVKVDFLGKPALMPQGPWLLAGLLGVPVNLVFCSRHGERYRLRLERFSEAPRWSRAERPAMVASLAQRFAHRLAEECRQVPLQWFNFYDFWAQGDDQGNT; encoded by the coding sequence ATGAGCGCGGATCCTGCCGGACACTGGTCCCGACAGCAGGAGCGGGGTGTTCCCGGGCTTCTCACGCTGTCGGTCTGGCTGTGCAGGCATTGCCCCCAATGGCTGCTGCGTCCGATCGTCGCCGGGGTGGTGGGGTATTTCTTCCTGACCGCGCCCGGGCCGCGTCGCTGTATCCGCACCTACCACACCCGCTTGCGCAGCACCTATCCCGACGTGGTGCTGCCGTCATGGGCACCGGTCTGGCGGCAGTTCCTGGCCTTCGGGCAGGCCATCGTCGATCGCTTTGCAGTCTGGCAGGGGCGCATCAGCTACCAGGACCTCGTGGTGGAGGATCCGGACGGGCTCTACCCGGATATCCAGCGAAGTGCCCTGGGGGGCGGTAACGGGCAGCTGCTGGTGTGCTCGCACCTGGGCAACATCGAGATCTGTCGGGCGCTGGTGTCGCACAACGAGGGCTTCGTGCTGAACGTCCTCGTGCACAGCAAGCATGCCGAGAGTTTCAACCGGGCGCTACGGCAGGCAGGCGCCAGCGAGATCCGTCTCATCCAGGTCGTGGAGCTTGATCTGCCCCTGATGATGCAGCTGAAGGAGCGCATCGAGGCCGGCGAATGGCTGGCCATCGCCGCAGACCGCACCCCGGTGCGGGGCGAGAAGACGGTGAAGGTCGATTTTCTGGGGAAGCCGGCCCTGATGCCTCAGGGGCCCTGGCTGCTGGCCGGGCTTCTGGGAGTTCCAGTGAATCTGGTGTTCTGCAGTCGCCATGGCGAGCGCTACCGGCTGCGTCTGGAAAGGTTTTCCGAAGCACCGCGCTGGTCACGCGCCGAGCGCCCCGCCATGGTGGCATCGCTGGCACAGCGCTTTGCCCATCGGCTGGCCGAGGAATGCCGTCAGGTCCCTTTGCAGTGGTTCAATTTCTACGACTTTTGGGCGCAGGGTGATGATCAAGGAAACACGTGA
- a CDS encoding glycosyltransferase family 2 protein, producing MKVAALIPHYDHAGTLPTVVSAMRAQGLPVLIVDDASPERCRPVLDELARQDEVLVRHLPVNRGKGGAVKVGMAWAHDLGYDHVLQVDADAQHALGDAARLLEVARAQPEVVVCAEPVYGDDAPRARLYGRKLTNFWAAINTGSRQIRDGMCGFRIYPLGPVLKLLKAHRTGDRMDFDIEVLVLLVWAGVPLAWVRTPVKYEPGGVSHFQPWRDNMLISLMHARLFFRMLGRRVSTWLRRPR from the coding sequence ATGAAAGTTGCAGCGCTGATACCCCATTACGATCATGCCGGGACACTGCCGACCGTGGTGTCGGCCATGCGCGCGCAGGGCCTTCCGGTCCTGATCGTCGATGACGCCTCCCCCGAACGCTGCCGCCCGGTGCTGGACGAGCTGGCCAGGCAGGACGAGGTTCTGGTTCGTCACCTGCCCGTGAACCGGGGCAAGGGAGGCGCCGTGAAGGTGGGGATGGCCTGGGCGCACGACCTGGGTTACGACCATGTACTGCAGGTCGATGCTGATGCCCAGCACGCGCTGGGTGACGCAGCCCGCCTGCTGGAGGTGGCCCGTGCGCAACCCGAGGTAGTGGTCTGCGCCGAACCGGTCTACGGAGACGACGCACCGCGTGCGCGCCTGTATGGGCGCAAGCTGACCAATTTCTGGGCGGCGATCAATACGGGCTCCCGCCAGATCCGTGACGGCATGTGCGGTTTCCGCATCTACCCGCTGGGTCCGGTCCTGAAGCTTCTGAAAGCGCACCGGACGGGCGATCGCATGGATTTCGACATCGAGGTGCTGGTTCTTCTGGTGTGGGCGGGCGTCCCTCTGGCGTGGGTCCGTACCCCGGTGAAATACGAGCCGGGAGGTGTTTCGCATTTCCAGCCGTGGCGTGACAACATGCTCATCAGCCTGATGCACGCCCGGCTGTTCTTCCGGATGCTGGGCCGCAGGGTGTCGACATGGCTGCGGAGGCCACGATGA
- a CDS encoding LolA family protein has translation MAALLFVAPSAMAFDVGALQKLLQKEEQVQGQFSQARYLRGLPDPLRSSGDFNIVPGQSLLWHVRSPFEYKVRMDAEGLEHWADGRWQRDRQTGTGDRAQLAFFRDIIGGRFESLSQHFSMQLSGDEKRWQLHLTPSSVLMKQIFATIDITGDAYVRTVKIAEAQGDRMELEFSALSHGQ, from the coding sequence GTGGCGGCGCTGCTGTTCGTGGCGCCGTCGGCCATGGCTTTCGATGTTGGTGCGTTGCAGAAACTCCTGCAGAAGGAAGAGCAGGTGCAGGGGCAGTTCAGCCAGGCGCGCTATCTCCGCGGGTTGCCTGATCCCCTTCGCAGCAGTGGCGATTTCAACATCGTGCCCGGCCAGTCGCTGTTGTGGCATGTGCGCAGCCCCTTTGAATACAAGGTGCGCATGGATGCGGAGGGGCTGGAGCACTGGGCCGATGGCCGCTGGCAGCGCGACAGGCAGACCGGCACGGGTGACCGGGCGCAGCTCGCGTTCTTCCGGGACATCATCGGTGGGCGTTTCGAGAGCTTGAGCCAGCATTTCTCGATGCAGCTGAGCGGTGACGAAAAGCGCTGGCAGTTGCATCTGACACCCTCCAGCGTCCTGATGAAACAGATCTTTGCGACCATCGACATCACGGGCGATGCCTATGTGCGCACCGTGAAGATCGCTGAGGCGCAGGGGGATCGCATGGAGCTTGAGTTCTCGGCGTTGAGCCATGGCCAATAG
- a CDS encoding COG4648 family protein — MRLSWQVLVAVLSLAYPLAWYWGREAGLFSWLAGGMAVLWGVRALLQRTRGQRVLSWGLAAFFVLVLLFERQHAMYWYPVLVNLLMLALFGGSLLTGQSIVERLARMQHPDLPPRGVRYTRRVTQVWCGFFLFNIAVILALIASSSWRAWALYTGVIAYGLMALLFSIEWLYRRRVMRLDAQS, encoded by the coding sequence GTGAGACTGTCGTGGCAGGTTCTTGTCGCCGTTCTCAGCCTGGCCTATCCACTGGCATGGTACTGGGGGCGTGAGGCTGGCCTGTTCAGCTGGCTGGCCGGCGGTATGGCCGTGCTCTGGGGGGTAAGGGCTCTCCTGCAGCGAACGCGCGGGCAGCGTGTGCTTTCCTGGGGGCTGGCCGCCTTCTTCGTGCTGGTGCTGCTCTTCGAGCGCCAGCACGCCATGTACTGGTACCCGGTGCTGGTCAACCTCCTGATGCTGGCGCTTTTCGGGGGCAGCCTGCTGACGGGGCAGAGCATTGTCGAACGGCTTGCCCGGATGCAGCACCCGGATCTTCCGCCCCGTGGTGTACGCTACACGCGACGGGTCACGCAGGTCTGGTGCGGTTTCTTCCTCTTCAACATCGCGGTCATCCTCGCGTTGATCGCCAGCAGCTCCTGGCGTGCGTGGGCGCTGTACACGGGAGTCATTGCCTACGGCCTCATGGCGCTCCTCTTTTCCATCGAATGGCTGTATCGACGCCGGGTCATGCGCCTCGATGCTCAATCATGA
- a CDS encoding phosphopantetheine-binding protein, producing MDDLRQSIKVLIIESLNLEDITPADIDDDAPLFGTDGLGLDSVDALELGLALQKKFSFRLDGENTALREHFHSVATLADFIGKMKTEAKG from the coding sequence ATGGATGACCTGAGGCAGTCCATCAAGGTTCTGATCATCGAAAGCCTGAACCTGGAGGACATCACGCCGGCCGACATCGACGATGACGCCCCCCTGTTCGGCACGGACGGCCTGGGGCTGGATTCGGTGGACGCCCTGGAACTGGGCCTGGCCCTGCAGAAGAAGTTCTCCTTCCGTCTGGATGGGGAGAACACGGCATTGCGCGAGCACTTTCACAGTGTCGCCACGCTGGCGGATTTCATCGGCAAAATGAAGACTGAGGCGAAGGGGTGA